The Halobaculum sp. CBA1158 genome contains the following window.
TTCGATGCCACGGAGAGCTGTCTCAACCCGTTCGCGGTCGTCTTCGTTTGGTTGCCCGTCTCGTCGATAATTCAAATAGAGGAGCACACGATGGTTGGGAGCCACGACGTTCCCGTGGTCGTCCCGTGGAAGGACATCGTTCCAGGCGTGCTGACGCCGTGGATACGACGAGAGATCATCCGGTCCAGTTGGGACATCAACTTCTTCACGGCCCAAACAAGCACTAAACGCGGCTGCTCCTCCGATTGCGACAGCCGATTTAAGAAACTCCCTGCGAGGGATACTCTTCCCGTCAGCCATTACTCAATAGTTAGGTAGGCAGCCAAATAGCGATTCTGGTAGAGTTCTTAAATCAGATTTTCACTCCGAGTTTCAAGTCAACACCGTTCGAGAGGCCGTTGTGGCTACGAGAGGAAGACGAGATATGTCACGGCGTACGCGGCAGCGGCGAGCGTTACAGCGCTCAAAGCGGTCGTGACTGCGTCCACTACTTGAGTCGATCTATCTTGGCGCCGGTCCGAGCGAACTGGAGTTCCGATGAATCCGACCGCGAGGACGCTGAACACGAACGGCGACGCCACTTCGATGGTCGGTACTGGAATCACGAAGACCGCACCGGCGTAGGCCACTCCGAGTGCCGCACGCCGATTGATATGCCGGCTGAGGCGCCATCCTTGCAGCCGAGCGACGATGAGCAGCCCGGCCCAGATTGTCGCGATCTCGATAAAGAAGGCTCCGAGAAGATGCAGCGTCGGATCGGGGTGTAGGAGAACCTGTCCGTTCAGTAGACCGGCGTTGAACGGAAGGGGATACAGTAGCGCCGGCGATGGACCGGCGAACACGTCGCCGAACGGGTGTGACAGTAGGCCGAGTCCTCCGGTGGCCAAGACGGCCCTCGGACCGAGCCCGACGCGTTCGCCGAGTGTGACCAACCCGACCCCACCAAGCACGAACGCAGCAACCACGGCACCAGGGGCAATCCCGCTGACAAGCGTGACGACACCGACCAGACTCCCGAGAATGAGTTCACCAAGAGTGCCAATACGGGGGTCATTCCCGTCACGA
Protein-coding sequences here:
- a CDS encoding metal-dependent hydrolase, with product MFAGHFLAAFVLATSVAAWRGWPDERALAVGAMAGAFAMLPDIDMLYAVAGLVGSLEGVFITSDAFWDVANEIHRGATHSLVVGLVASTGFAAWCARDGNDPRIGTLGELILGSLVGVVTLVSGIAPGAVVAAFVLGGVGLVTLGERVGLGPRAVLATGGLGLLSHPFGDVFAGPSPALLYPLPFNAGLLNGQVLLHPDPTLHLLGAFFIEIATIWAGLLIVARLQGWRLSRHINRRAALGVAYAGAVFVIPVPTIEVASPFVFSVLAVGFIGTPVRSDRRQDRSTQVVDAVTTALSAVTLAAAAYAVTYLVFLS